In Panicum virgatum strain AP13 chromosome 5K, P.virgatum_v5, whole genome shotgun sequence, the genomic window ATTGTATCTAATTCACAACTTGTAGCAACTAGTAGTTGTACATTCTGCTATTGTTGATAATTacattttgaaaattcaaatggaTGCCATCACCCCCAAGTACTCCAAGGAACGGTACAACACAATTGTAGAGCATGTGCGGTCCTTCCTACAGAAGATTGGGTTTGACCCAGCATTCGTGACCATTTCGGGATTGGACGGGGATATTGACCATGAGGTCAGACAACATGGTCTGGTATGAGGGCCTGCCCCTCCTTGATGTGCTGGACAAGATGGAAGATCCCAAGATCTTAGTGGACAAGCAGCCCCTGCGCCTTCCCCTTATATGCATATATAAGATTGGTGGGGTAGGCACCATCTACAGACTGGTGAAAGTGATGTCGATGGAAAGTGACGTCGATGGAAATGCACCATGAATCCGTGTAGATGGCTCTGCCTGGGGGACATCGTTGGGGTTAATACCCAGGGAGTGGCGTTAAAAGGACTTGAAGCATGTATTTGTGGCATAAAACTTTAGATGTGACCCTGCCAGAGAGGCTACCAGCTTCATTGCTCAAGTCAAAATCTTTCCTAGCGCCAATCCCATTAGAACTCGCAGAGGCTACACCGCACTTATGCATTGTCACACCCGCTAGTGTCCTGTAATGTTAACCGAGTTGCTTGAAAATATTAAACTTCCATCAATGGCGGTGTTAGAGGCAAACCCTGCATTCCTCAAGAACGGGAAGTCTGGGTTTGTTAAGATGGTTCCCACCAGACTATCGGTGGTAGAAGTTTTTGAGGACTGTCGGTCAATCAGACGATTTGTGATCCGGGATAGAGGCCATACGACGGGGTTTGGTACCGTACGGAGCGTGAAGAAGAAAGGCGATaaggataaggataaggataACGGGTACCCCTGACACTGCCCATCACAATACTTAACCTCCTAGGTGACAGCCTAGGCGGAGGCACTGGGTAGTTGGGCTCAGGACGAGGCCCAACTATCCGAGACGGCCCGACACGAAGGAAACGGCCCGCGCCCCTCGAGAGGGCTCCTCCGTGCCCGATCCCCGCGAAGGGGCTCCGCCTCGCCTGACCCCTGCGGAGGGGTTCCGGCTTGCCCGACCCCCGCGAGGGGACGCCGTCTTCCCCAAAGAGGGGCCCGCTCGGCCCGCGACGACAAGATCCCGGGAAAAAAGGATTTGTCCCATGGACATGATCCCGAGGAATCAGGGATGTGGTTGCTCCACGCCCCTGTACGGACCGAAGTGAGTGATGAAGCAACCCGCGTCCTCCAGATGGCGGCATGGCGCGGCTGCGCCGCCTGACAATATCAACAGAGGACCTACAGACGTGCGTCGCGTTAGGACGTGCCGAGCCGCCGCGCCTCAAAGCTGACGACATGAGCCGCGCGGCGAGAATCCCGCGCCTCCCTCACCGCCAATACAGGAACAGTGCCGGTATGGGAGGCGGCCGACCTACTGAATCGGTCAAGATAGACCAGTAGAGCCTATCGTAGACCATAGGTAGTAAATAGGTGGTAGGCAGGGGACGGATGAATCGGACTCGAACCATTCCACTCAACCACACACGTACACACGCAACCCAGAGACTTGGACCCATGTTCCCTCTCTCGTCCATTTATAACGCCTACTGCAAATCTGAGTGCAAGAGTACGAGCTCGAACTGGACGTAGGGACGTTCTgcccgaaccagtataaacCTTGTGTCTTATCCTTGCACTACTATCTAAACCAGTGACGCGCGCATAAATTTACTAGTCGGTGATTCGGAACACCGACAAAACGAGACCCTGCTATGTGACTGGTAAGACAGATAGCTTGTGTTGACAGAAGAGACATTTTTTTTATCTATCTTGTAGTTTGAGGCACCTGAGCTTAGtgaccatcctcttcttgagcTTGGTGTCCGTATTACCATAGTTGGAGTTACAGCAGTGATTAAGCCACGAACATGGCCTCACGTCGCTTCACAATTGCAACACAGTGTGAATCTCTCTGTTTTGATTCAATTATTTCGTATTTCTGCATGGGACTTTGTTCCGGAGAAACCATAAACCcatcattgccatctgcattaCCTGTGCAGTGCTGTAGCCTGGTCTCCAGCGCCCCTCCACCGGGTACATGTCCGGCGACCTTGCTATCCTGCATCTGCAAAGCGCCATCTCCAACCGCATCGGTGCCCTTGCGCTTGGCTGACATGCTACCACGCCCGTATTTAATCCGCTAGACTGGTGTGCTGCACTATGCCACCCATCGCTACTCCACCTACGACAAGTTTAGGACCCTCTTTGCTAAGGCTTCAAAAATGGCTCCTCCAAGGCACCAACAACTTCAACTTCAACTTCAACTGGAGCCAAACCCGGCTTCACGGGAAATTCTATTCATCGCACACGCAATTTCGGCCCGACATATTGCAGAAGGCGGCGGTGGCCTGTCGAGCTATAGGAGTTGGGGAGGAAGGGGGTGGAGTGGCTGCCGACCAGCTAGGGGAGTGGAGAGGGTggccgaggagggggtgaaAGTGGGCAGAGCGGCCGGcagcgaggtcgccggcggccgaggTGGTGGCGGGTGGCGACGGAGCTTTAGTGTTCTGGGCTCCATGGTCGCCGGACCTAAATgagggagccggaggcggcgacggcccgACGATGTTGGTGGTTTGGCCGGCGGAGGGCAAGGCGGTGCGGGAGCGCTGCCAATCGGGCAGGGCAGGAACTTCAGTGGGCGGTGCTGTCGGCGGGGGCGATGGTGAGcaaggtgagcggcggcggtggtggagggcggcggcagaggcgccACCGGAGCCATGGGAGGCGGGGGAGCAAGGTCAGaatagaggaggaagaagaaggagtgcAGGGGAGGTGGGGGAGCAAGGTCAGaatagaggaggaagaagaaggatccAGGGAGGCGGGGGAGCAAGGTCAGAATAGAGGCGGTGGCAGCCGTCCGCGCCGACGGACCTCAGGGCGACCGTGCATATCCTCCACGTGGTCTCTGGGAAGCCGCCGGGGTATTGGGCGAGGGCGGCGTGTTGTTCGGTAATGTTCATTTTTTCTGTCGTTTGTTGTATGTTTTTTTACCACCAAAGGTCAGCTTCTCTACGGAAATTTTACCAGTCAGTCTTGTACGTCTGCGAAACGTCGGTTCCTGTATGCAAGCCACCTTTTGAATATATGACTTTGCAGGATCATGACTTACTGTGACGCTGAATGATTCCATAAGTCTGAATTTTTCTGAATTATTACGATCACCATATGTGAACGCTCTGTGACCCCTCTCTATAGTCACACCTGCTGTAAACTTTCCAGCCATTTTAAGACTTTCTAGGACTTCGGTTCCACATGAATTCTGGCGCAAGCtgctctgatttttttttttgctggatGATTTGCAGATGTGTTGTCTGCCATACATGCACTGACGGCCATACAACAAGTCCTCAAATCCACTCACCGGGTCAGTTTATACATGTTGAACAAATTTTGTCAGTAACAGTACACAGTGAGGTACTGAGCATGTGACCATATGAGGGGTCAGTGGCGGAGGACGAAGAAAAATTAAGGTATGGCGAAGCCGATCATTATCAGAGGGGGAGAGAAAGAGTCTGTTCATATAATAACTGTATTGAGATCATATCATACGGCAATAGCAAGGTTTAGCATCAAGATCAGAATAAAAAGGTATGGTTGCTTAACTGTTGTTGCTTAGATTCTTCAACAGAGTGTTTTAACACTCGTATGGTTAACACGCATATGTTAAACAACACTTTCAGTATCAACAGTAGTTATCATTCAAACAAATATTGTCAAGATATACTGTGAAAAGTGAGGAAGCGAATGCATCCCTTGCACCGGAAAGCAATGTTGATAGCATCTGATGGCTTGAGGTCAAAGCTAATGGTGTCCTCTTCATCTCAAGTTTTTGCCGTCATGCATTTTTATCTCAAAACTATCTGATACGCTCCTGAGCTCAACTGCAAGGACAAATTAAAGCTCACATTTAATCACCACACAACAATAGCCCGGTACAAGTGACATGTAGCTAATGCTGACAAAGAAAAGTAGCTCAGTTCTCTTCTGCAGTGAACTTAACTCAGAGTGCGTGTACTCTGAAATCTCGTTCAAGAAAAGAGTTCGGGAAAGCACGGACAGTTACCAGCCTCGATGACGTTGGAGTCGACGAACTCCTCTCCGTTGGCGGCCGAGGCGTCGTCGCCGTCGGAGGACGAGCCGTAGCTGCAGCGAGCTCGCCAGCCGCCCCAGTCCTTCCTCCCAGATCGATGCAACTGCTTGCCTCCCAACACAActccttccctcctcctcccaggACACGCCTCCTTGCTCTCCATGGCTCTCAGCAGTAGATAATGGAGCAGACTATAGGATTTGGGGACAAAGCTAGCAATGAGAGGATTGGGGACGGAGCAGCGACGGAATTGATTTGGGCTGGGGAAGAGAGAGAAGCTGCGTTGGGGAGGATGGGATTGGGGCATTGGGCTGGAGGAGCGCCTGTGGATGGATTTGGCTGGGCGGGAGCTCGAGCAGGAAGGGATTGGAGGAGAGCCTGTGGATGGATTTGGCTAGGTGGGAGCTCGAGCAGGAAGGGATTGGGGGTAGCAGCGTGCTCTGGCGGGAAGGGATCAGAGAAGGATGCGCCCGCTCGAGCGGAGATtttggggtgcggcggcggcgcgctcgagcGGAGATtttggggtgcggcggcggcgcgctcgagcGGGATTTCAGCAGCAGGTAGGGTTTGGTGGCAGCCGGAGGCGCGCGCGCGAAGGCAGGCAGCGGCTGTGGCGCGGAGGCATGGAGGCGGGGCGCGGAGGCACGGCGCGGAGCCTTCGGGGATCGGGGTCGAGCGGAGCTGCGGAGGGAGCGCCGGGAGCGCCGGGTGGAGCGGTGGAGGAGCCAAGGCCGACGCACCGCAGTTTCCTTGCTGTTCTCttgttgggctgggctgaaatGCAGGGGTACTAAAAATTTTTTTGGGCTTTAAGTATGGCGCGGGCCATAGCGAGCCATAACAGGCCCTCCGCCCCTGTGAGGGGTTAatttgctaagtaggatcttGATTCTGTGCTCTGGGTGCCGCATGCTTCATGTGTGGAGAACTCTGGACTTTTGATCGATCAATTTTCCACGCGTTCGGAACAGACAAAACGATGGTGACCGTCTCAACTTGTAAAAGCAACACTTGCGCCTGGTTGAACTTAGAAGCTCCGTGCTGCACCCCCTGATTTTGTACTTACCTGCTGAGCTTATTGTTTATAGAGCTTGCAAAAAGCTTATGATTTAATGAAGTTGGTGGAGATCTGAAGATACAAGCACTAGCAATAGGAGCTACGGCAAACTCACAGTTGACACCGACAGCTTCGCGGGCGGCGCCGAATGCCGATCGgagcggcgagctccgccgaccACGCGGCCTCGAGCGCCGACCCCACCAGGGACGCCCGGATAGGCCAGCAGCACGTCGGCGGCGCGTCCTGGAGCTTGGCGAGAGCGAGGCGCAGGCCGAGGGCGGCGGTGTCGTCGCAGGGGACCAGGTCGATGGACCGTGGCGGCGCCACCGGCTGGGCCGGCCTCTGCGGATCGCGACGAGCTAGAGGCACGGCGACGAGGGAGACAAACACGGCGTCATCGGTCTGGTCATCGAGGGACGCACAGGAGGGACGGAGCACGGCAGTcgagcgaggaagaagaaggggtctCCTTGTGTAATTCCCGTGCCTAATATCGACCGTACGATCTCGATCCGACAGTTGGTAGTGACctcagggtggacggtatttcatttaccgtccaccccctcggGTCGTTGTCTCGCCAGACACCGTCGCGTCCCGGCCGTTCTTGGCACGCTCGCCTCTCCTTCCGCGTGCTGGCGTCCTCCTGAGGTTCCGGTATCACTCCCGGTGAAAGGAACCGGCGCGACGAAGGTCCTCCGCGACCTCTGCTCGCGCCAGCCCGACACCTGCGACGCGCGTCGCTGCAAGCTCCGATGCCGTCCGCGGCAGCTGGTCC contains:
- the LOC120705936 gene encoding uncharacterized protein LOC120705936, with product MPQSHPPQRSFSLFPSPNQFRRCSVPNPLIASFVPKSYSLLHYLLLRAMESKEACPGRRREGVVLGGKQLHRSGRKDWGGWRARCSYGSSSDGDDASAANGEEFVDSNVIEAVELRSVSDSFEIKMHDGKNLR